In one Vicia villosa cultivar HV-30 ecotype Madison, WI unplaced genomic scaffold, Vvil1.0 ctg.000464F_1_1_1, whole genome shotgun sequence genomic region, the following are encoded:
- the LOC131628561 gene encoding katanin p80 WD40 repeat-containing subunit B1 homolog KTN80.1-like — protein sequence MAKRGYKIQEFVAHSSNVNCLTIGKKGCRLFVTGGDDHKVNLWTIGKPTSVSSLSGHTSPVESVAFDSGEVLVLAGSSSGVIRLWDLEESKMVRTVAGHRSNCTSVEFHPFGEFFASGSTDTNLKIWDNRKKGCIHTYKGHSQGINTIKFTPDGRWVVSGGFDNVVKVWDLTAGKLLHDFNFHDGHITSLDFHPLEFLLATGSADKTVKFWDLETFELIGSVRREDTGVRSIAFHPDGRTLFSGHEDGLRVFSWEPVICHDTVDMGWTTLDDICIHDGKLLGCSHYRNSVGVWVADISLIEPYRDDLDLKKDEGTKHQHILKGSKLEKVEVDIRPTSGFRSMSPDESKEIKNIYIDSSGGKPVALPKSASFNSLKVDLTEESKEMYDLETAKQNPATKVHLKSNEQATIKTLIMQNIVPHDIPDAKDSTKPVKETITFSKTKPGMLLKPAHARRASTGRFDVDKFQDVNSETFCDTTGKLDSAKIPKFPSGIGSQNEVKESCEDKHPIKNVTDKSEKTVSPYNFFNLTKRVESSTCNEEITPVKYVNGVAVVRGRTRSLVERFERRESVQVNEDQINPPLPTISEAGRSIHNENRTDSYPTTVFERKEVIPSNEDQTSATSMVCEKKEIIPRGEDQTNELPSAVFERKEKIPRDEVQTNAYPATVFERKEKIPRDEGRINESPSSVFERKEKIPRDEVQTNAPPSVFERKEKIPRNEVETNAPPSTVFERKEKIPRDEVQTNASPSAVFERKERIPRSEVQTDASSTTVFERKERLPRSEVQTTVFERKERIPRSEVQTNASPSKLLERKERVPRSEAQTDASYSTVFERKERIPRSEVQTNVSTSTVFERKERLPRSEIQTNTPPSTVFERKRIPRNEVQTKAPHSTVFLRKERVLNNEVQTNASPATVSAERKERILRNEDRNNIPSLPNTTSNIDESSCPDILKVEPQVSLRDSNSSNEMAIIEGLMETHDATLSNLRSRLTKLQVVRHFWERNDIKGAINALRKLPDQSVQADVISILVEKMEILTLDLLSSLLPVLTGLLDSKTERHVKVSLDMLLKFVAVFGSTIKATISAPPSVGVDLHREQRRECCNECFMELQKIQTTLPMLIRKGGLLAKSSMELNLVLQRT from the exons ATGGCAAAACGTGGTTACAAAATTC AGGAGTTTGTGGCTCATTCAAGCAATGTGAATTGTTTAACGATCGGAAAGAAGGGGTGTCGTCTATTCGTAACGGGAGGGGATGATCACAAGGTCAATCTATGGACTATTGGCAAACCAACTTCTGTATCG AGCTTGTCTGGTCATACTAGTCCGGTTGAATCCGTTGCATTTGATTCGGGAGAAGTTTTAGTTCTGGCTGGATCGTCATCGGGTGTGATAAGGCTTTGGGATTTGGAAGAATCGAAGA TGGTTCGCACTGTTGCTGGGCATAGATCCAATTGTACATCGGTTGAGTTTCATCCGTTCGGTGAGTTTTTTGCGTCTGGATCCACGGACACTAATCTAAAGATTTGGGATAATCGGAAAAAAGGATGTATTCATACATACAAGGGTCATAGCCAAGGCATTAATACTATCAAATTCACTCCGGATGGCCGTTGGGTAGTTTCCGGTGGATTCGATAATGTTGTGAAG GTGTGGGATCTAACTGCTGGAAAGCTCTTGCACGACTTCAATTTCCATGACGGACACATTACGTCCTTAGATTTCCATCCGCTCGAGTTTCTTCTGGCTACAG GTTCGGCAGATAAAACAGTGAAATTCTGGGATTTAGAAACCTTCGAACTCATTGGATCTGTGAGACGTGAG GACACGGGAGTACGCTCGATAGCTTTTCATCCTGATGGAAGGACACTGTTTAGCGGACATGAAGATGGTTTGAGG GTGTTTTCATGGGAACCAGTTATTTGTCATGATACCGTTGATATGGGATGGACAACACTTGACGATATCTGCATTCACGACGGCAAACTTTTGGGGTGTTCACACTACCGAAACTCGGTTGGAGTTTGGGTAGCAGATATATCG CTTATTGAGCCGTATCGAGATGACTTGGATCTCAAGAAAGATGAGGGCACAAAGCATCAACATATTCTTAAGGGAAGTAAACTTGAAAAAGTAGAGGTTGATATACGACCAACTTCTGGTTTTCGCAGCATGTCTCCTGATGAGTCGAAAGAGATAAAGAATATATATATCGACT CTTCTGGTGGGAAGCCCGTAGCTTTACCGAAATCAGCATCTTTTAATTCTCTAAAAGTAGATCTCACTGAGGAGTCCAAGGAAATGTATGACTTGGAAACAGCGAAGCAGAATCCTGCgacaaaagttcatttaaaatcaaatgaACAAGCGACTATAAAAACTCTCATTATGCAAAACATTGTGCCGCACGACATTCCTGATGCTAAGGACTCGACGAAACCTGTAAAAGAAACCATCACTTTTTCAAAGACAAAGCCCGGGATGTTACTTAAACCAGCTCATGCCCGGAGAGCTTCCACGGGCAGATTTGATGTCGATAAGTTTCAAGATGTGAACTCTGAAACTTTTTGTGATACCACGGGTAAATTAGACAGTGCGAAAATTCCTAAGTTTCCAAGTGGTATTGGATCTCAGAATGAAGTCAAAGAATCTTGTGAAGATAAACATCCTATCAAGAATGTCACAGACAAGTCCGAGAAAACTGTATCTCCGTACAATTTTTTTAACCTGACAAAAC GTGTTGAGTCTTCTACGTGCAACGAAGAAATTACTCCAGTTAAATACGTCAATGGAg TTGCTGTTGTAAGAGGAAGGACTCGTTCTCTGGTTGAGAGATTCGAAAGAAGAGAAAGTGTTCAAGTCAACGAGGATCAAATTAATCCACCTCTCCCTACAATAAGCGAAGCAGGGAGAAGTATTCATAATGAAAATCGAACTGATTCATACCCTACAACGGTGTTTGAGAGGAAAGAAGTAATTCCCAGCAACGAAGATCAAACTAGTGCAACCTCCATGGTATGcgagaaaaaagaaataattccCCGCGGTGAAGATCAAACTAATGAACTCCCCTCCGCAGTATTTGAGAGGAAAGAGAAAATTCCCCGCGATGAAGTTCAAACTAATGCGTACCCCGCGACAGTATTTGAGAGGAAAGAAAAAATTCCCCGCGATGAAGGCCGAATAAATGAATCCCCCTCCTCGGTATTTGAGAGGAAAGAAAAAATTCCCCGCGATGAAGTTCAAACTAATGCACCCCCCTCGGTATTTGAGAGGAAAGAGAAAATTCCCCGCAATGAAGTTGAAACTAATGCACCCCCCTCTACGGTATTTGAGAGGAAAGAAAAAATTCCACGTGATGAAGTTCAAACTAATGCCTCTCCCTCTGCGGTATTTGAGAGGAAAGAAAGAATTCCTCGCAGTGAAGTTCAAACTGATGCATCCTCCACTACGGTATTTGAGAGGAAAGAAAGACTTCCCCGCAGCGAAGTTCAAACTACAGTATTTGAGAGGAAAGAGAGAATTCCCCGCAGTGAAGTTCAAACTAATGCATCCCCCTCTAAGTTACTTGAGAGGAAAGAAAGAGTTCCTCGCAGTGAAGCTCAAACTGATGCATCTTACTCTACAGTATTTGAAAGGAAAGAGAGAATTCCCCGTAGTGAAGTTCAAACAAACGTATCCACCTCTACGGTATTTGAGAGGAAAGAGAGACTTCCCCGTAGTGAAATTCAAACTAATACACCCCCATCCACAGTATTTGAGAGGAAAAGAATTCCCCGCAATGAAGTTCAAACTAAGGCACCCCACTCCACGGTATTTCTGAGGAAAGAAAGAGTTCTGAACAATGAAGTTCAAACTAACGCATCTCCTGCTACTGTATCTGCTGAGAGGAAAGAAAGAATTCTCCGCAATGAAGATAGAAACAATATTCCCTCCCTTCCTAACACAACATCAAACATCGATGAATCCTCTTGTCCGGACATACTG AAAGTTGAACCTCAAGTTTCTCTCAGGGATTCAAACTCTTCAAATGAAATGGCAATAATTGAAGGGCTGATGGAAACTCATGATGCAACATTAAGTAATCTCCGTTCACGCTTGACAAAATTACAG GTGGTGCGTCATTTTTGGGAACGCAATGATATCAAAGGTGCTATCAATGCATTGAGAAAGCTACCAGATCAATCT GTTCAAGCCGATGTTATTAGTATCCTAGTGGAAAAGATGGAGATTCTtacattagatttactttcttcCTTACTTCCTGTGCTCACAGGCTTGCTCGATAGCAAGACAGAAAG ACATGTAAAGGTGTCGTTAGATATGTTGTTAAAGTTTGTGGCAGTTTTTGGTTCAACAATAAAGGCAACAATTTCAGCACCTCCCTCTGTCGGGGTTGATCTGCATCGAGAGCAAAG GAGGGAATGCTGCAATGAGTGCTTTATGGAACTGCAAAAAATCCAAACAACTCTTCCAATGCTCATTCG GAAGGGTGGTTTATTGGCCAAATCTTCGATGGAGCTAAATCTCGTTCTTCAAAGAACATAA